The Pyrenophora tritici-repentis strain M4 chromosome 2, whole genome shotgun sequence genome window below encodes:
- a CDS encoding Retrotrans-gag domain containing protein, which produces MSSPGDTDMTTNDSNQLLQSLLQRLEDMSTRMERLEAPSHELPQTPGHNTDATTDPTPTSETSNTSVPITPKPRHSLPHPPTFGGNKSQWRGWKLEMEGKIEEDAQAIGSLKAQLRYVYMRLDGAAKTNVTTYYEIQVKEESPNPFKLLDRLELLYGERNRKEKAIQNLYSIRQKDDETFISFYPRFEKEMANADAESWPEHTKISYLRNALSGRVKDRLVGTSGAETSTYARFAQKCVDLSNDMELFGQWTKTTRRYGSRTAENALTYEPPAKSNNATLTAVSPEDMMEWEPTQPTTTQVNAVGLRGKTNMNGYPSRRPEDRELIGKRAKWVNQEEIDARRQERRCLRCGRNNCRIATCPLAAALRPTHVSVKTAKSTVVTKAAVEEEDPEDSEAEQ; this is translated from the coding sequence ATGAGCTCCCCCGGGGATACTGACATGACGACGAACGATTCGAACCAGCTGTTACAGTCGCTACTACAGAGACTTGAAGACATGAGCACTAGGATGGAGAGGCTGGAAGCACCATCGCACGAGCTACCTCAAACGCCTGGTCACAATACAGACGCCACCACTGATCCAACGCCAACCTCCGAGACTTCGAACACATCTGTGCCTATAACCCCAAAGCCGCGGCACAGCTTACCCCACCCGCCTACGTTTGGTGGAAACAAATCacaatggcgaggatggaagctagagatggagggcaagatcgaagaagacgcgcaAGCTATTGGAAGCCTAAAAGCTCAGCTACGCTACGTCTACATGCGTCTTGATGGGGCAGCGAAAACCAACGTTACAACATACTACGAGATACAAGTTAAAGAAGAATCGCCAAACCCTTTCAAGCTGCTTGACCGCCTTGAACTCCTCTACGGCGAACGAAATCGGAAGGAGAAAGCCATTCAGAACCTCTACTCTATACGCCAGAAGGACGACGAGACGTTTATTTCCTTCTATCCACggtttgagaaagagatggcCAACGCTGACGCAGAAAGCTGGCCTGAGCATACGAAGATATCCTACTTACGCAACGCATTAAGTGGTAGGGTAAAGGATAGGCTTGTTGGTACATCAGGAGCAGAAACAAGCACATACGCAAGGTTCGCTCAGAAGTGTGTAGATCTTAGCAACGACATGGAGTTGTTCGGCCAATGGACGAAAACAACCCGCCGTTACGGTAGCCGAACTGCTGAAAATGCACTAACCTATGAACCACCAGCAAAATCAAATAATGCCACGCTCACAGCAGTTTCCCCTGAAGACATGATGGAATGGGAACCTACGCAGCCTACAACTACCCAAGTGAACGCTGTCGGCCTCCGCGGCAAGACCAACATGAATGGATATCCATCTAGGCGTCCCGAAGACCGAGAACTTATTGGAAAACGAGCAAAATGGGTCAACCAAGAGGAAATCGATGCTCGACGCCAGGAACGACGCTGCCTCCGATGCGGCCGCAACAATTGCCGAATAGCTACATGCCCGTTAGCAGCCGCTCTACGACCAACTCACGTTAGCGTCAAGACAGCAAAGAGTACTGTGGTCACCAAGGCAGctgtagaggaggaagatcCAGAAGACTCCGAAGCAGAGCAATAG